A DNA window from Novipirellula aureliae contains the following coding sequences:
- a CDS encoding prenyltransferase/squalene oxidase repeat-containing protein: MFLKLHFATPLAIQTAFWADSRMVYAVATVAAALLLATIWLFRRRKKQGRQAGLICLLIAIVLHVALVFCIPLLPKPRGGSHTADPEATEMVGIDEVAFSTFDPEMDDQANSAANDQADIAPLPLSEISDSLVSEIEEMAEPVAEPIAEPVDGSVAENESELLIPSVIPGQLDTPIEPLAAEEIEDMFKSLDADFAKLAQLGTPTPAIKSQTVSARSEQATPSPNPPESVPPSPQSPVPPSTVPPSTVPPSTVTASSIPAPATIAGEVENDFANRVGDAKTRALMQTGGSVQTEAAVAAALKYLASTQRRDGAWDPVSTGAGEERQTLGMNRFGAGSKADTAITGLALLSFMGSGQTHQNGEYANNIYKGLVFLINQQKADGSLAGDAAIYASTYSHGMASLAMAEAAAITQDPSAIESARRAIHYSRRMQHPTTGGWRYTPHDKGDLSQLGWQAMVLVAGDRAGIPASRESMRGVERFLRSVRKGRYGGLASYRPGEATSVTMTAEALATRLLMGEKVRPEEIAEAEQSLLRQKPGSGQDNYYYWYYATVALHQLQSDAWTEWNEAMQKRLLETQLPNGQWPTTSVWGGYGGSIYTTSMATLCLESYYRHSVKKEE; this comes from the coding sequence TTGTTCCTGAAACTGCATTTTGCAACACCTCTTGCGATTCAAACGGCTTTTTGGGCCGATTCGCGAATGGTTTATGCCGTCGCGACGGTTGCCGCTGCGCTGCTTCTCGCAACGATCTGGCTGTTTCGTCGGCGGAAAAAACAAGGTCGCCAAGCCGGTTTGATCTGCCTGCTAATCGCTATTGTCCTGCACGTCGCACTCGTGTTTTGTATCCCCCTTCTGCCTAAACCGCGTGGTGGTTCGCACACCGCTGACCCCGAAGCGACAGAGATGGTCGGAATTGACGAGGTCGCTTTTTCGACGTTTGACCCTGAGATGGATGACCAAGCGAATTCTGCCGCTAACGATCAAGCGGACATCGCACCGCTGCCGCTCTCCGAAATTTCCGATTCACTCGTTAGTGAAATCGAAGAAATGGCGGAGCCAGTCGCCGAACCGATTGCGGAGCCGGTTGATGGCAGTGTTGCCGAAAACGAAAGCGAGCTTTTGATACCGAGCGTCATTCCGGGCCAGCTTGACACGCCGATTGAGCCGCTTGCAGCGGAAGAGATTGAGGACATGTTCAAGTCGCTCGATGCCGATTTCGCGAAGTTGGCTCAGCTTGGCACGCCAACACCCGCAATCAAAAGTCAAACCGTATCGGCTCGTTCAGAGCAAGCTACCCCCAGCCCGAATCCGCCCGAATCGGTTCCACCGTCGCCCCAGTCGCCTGTGCCCCCATCAACCGTGCCCCCATCAACCGTGCCCCCATCAACCGTGACGGCCTCATCCATACCGGCACCGGCAACGATCGCAGGCGAAGTCGAAAACGATTTTGCCAACCGTGTGGGTGACGCAAAAACGAGAGCCCTCATGCAAACAGGGGGATCGGTCCAGACCGAAGCGGCTGTGGCCGCCGCGTTAAAATATCTTGCATCAACACAACGCCGAGATGGCGCCTGGGATCCTGTTTCGACTGGAGCAGGTGAAGAACGGCAAACGCTGGGAATGAATCGGTTTGGTGCCGGCTCAAAAGCGGATACGGCGATTACGGGTTTAGCGTTGTTGTCATTTATGGGGTCCGGGCAAACTCATCAAAACGGTGAGTATGCAAACAATATCTACAAGGGGCTGGTCTTTCTGATTAACCAACAAAAGGCAGATGGATCCTTGGCGGGCGATGCGGCCATCTACGCTTCTACCTATTCACACGGGATGGCTTCACTAGCCATGGCGGAGGCGGCTGCGATCACGCAAGATCCATCGGCAATCGAATCGGCTCGCCGAGCGATCCACTACTCGCGTCGGATGCAGCATCCCACGACCGGCGGTTGGCGCTACACACCCCATGATAAAGGCGACCTGAGCCAATTGGGGTGGCAAGCGATGGTGCTCGTTGCAGGCGATCGGGCGGGCATTCCGGCTTCGCGAGAATCGATGCGAGGCGTTGAACGTTTTTTACGATCTGTCCGCAAGGGACGATATGGCGGTTTGGCATCCTACCGGCCGGGCGAAGCGACCAGTGTAACCATGACGGCCGAGGCACTGGCAACACGTCTTCTGATGGGCGAAAAAGTTCGACCCGAAGAGATTGCCGAAGCCGAGCAATCCTTACTGCGGCAAAAACCGGGCAGCGGACAAGACAACTATTACTACTGGTACTACGCGACGGTGGCACTGCACCAACTGCAAAGCGATGCATGGACCGAATGGAATGAGGCGATGCAGAAACGTTTGCTCGAAACACAATTGCCCAACGGACAATGGCCCACCACAAGCGTCTGGGGCGGGTACGGCGGATCCATTTACACGACATCGATGGCCACGCTGTGCTTAGAAAGCTATTACCGCCATTCGGTGAAGAAGGAAGAGTGA
- the fmt gene encoding methionyl-tRNA formyltransferase, protein MPDSILKMVMMGTGPFAVPSFEALRAAGHVIELVVTRPTPIMKSRKKVPLSPVRQWAQEHGFHVAAPESINDPEAIECVRSCSADLLVVCDFGQILKPDALSTARLGGINLHGSLLPAYRGAAPVQRALLSGDTVTGVSVIHMTPKLDGGPIIATRKTSISDTETAGELEQRLSEIGIAATIDAVDQLMHWDGKSEIGVRQDPSKATRAARLSKPEGEINWNQSARMVDCHVRGMQPWPTAFALIPTKPKGEVIRLAIKQVRVTEEPAGTKSPGTYVVREGLQVAANDYMLDILTVQPAGKREMSAEQFLRGHREKLGVGSWELGVGSWELGVGSWELGVGKIGTHRLLVSLTPSLLHSFTPSLLHSLTPSLLHSFTPSLLHSFTPNSQLPHSSFFTEWR, encoded by the coding sequence ATGCCTGACTCGATATTGAAGATGGTGATGATGGGTACCGGTCCGTTTGCGGTGCCGTCGTTCGAAGCGTTACGTGCCGCAGGTCATGTGATTGAATTAGTCGTGACGCGACCAACGCCGATCATGAAAAGCCGAAAAAAAGTGCCTCTGTCCCCGGTTCGCCAATGGGCTCAAGAGCATGGTTTCCACGTCGCGGCTCCTGAATCGATCAATGACCCCGAGGCGATTGAGTGCGTCCGATCTTGCTCGGCCGATCTGCTTGTCGTTTGTGATTTCGGCCAAATATTGAAACCTGACGCACTGTCAACCGCTCGGCTCGGCGGTATCAACTTGCACGGATCACTGTTGCCTGCCTACCGTGGCGCCGCTCCAGTGCAGAGGGCACTTTTAAGCGGCGATACCGTTACCGGCGTTTCGGTCATTCACATGACGCCGAAACTCGATGGTGGACCGATCATTGCTACTCGAAAAACATCGATCTCGGATACCGAAACAGCTGGTGAATTGGAACAACGTCTCTCCGAGATTGGGATCGCGGCAACCATCGATGCGGTCGACCAACTGATGCATTGGGATGGGAAATCCGAGATCGGTGTTCGGCAAGATCCATCCAAAGCAACCCGAGCGGCAAGGTTGAGTAAACCCGAAGGGGAAATCAATTGGAATCAATCCGCTCGCATGGTTGATTGCCATGTGCGAGGCATGCAACCATGGCCGACCGCATTTGCGTTGATTCCCACCAAGCCAAAAGGCGAAGTGATTCGTTTGGCAATCAAGCAAGTTCGTGTCACCGAAGAGCCAGCAGGCACGAAATCACCTGGGACCTATGTCGTCCGGGAAGGCCTTCAAGTGGCGGCGAACGACTACATGCTCGATATTCTGACGGTTCAGCCCGCAGGAAAACGAGAGATGTCAGCAGAGCAGTTCCTGAGAGGACACAGAGAAAAGTTGGGAGTTGGGAGTTGGGAGTTGGGAGTTGGGAGTTGGGAGTTGGGAGTTGGGAGTTGGGAGCTGGGAGTTGGGAAGATAGGAACGCATAGATTGTTAGTCTCCCTCACTCCTTCACTCCTTCACTCCTTCACTCCTTCACTCCTTCACTCCCTCACTCCTTCACTCCTTCACTCCTTCACTCCTTCACTCCTTCACTCCTTCACTCCCAACTCCCAACTCCCTCACTCTTCCTTCTTCACCGAATGGCGGTAA
- the def gene encoding peptide deformylase, giving the protein MTLSIVHYPHPTLRYRSKPIRRVDQTLKNIADEMLDLMYEFNGVGLAANQVDLPIRLFVANPAGVKGEGEELIVVNPELQLPKGNESDQEGCLSVPGLYGQVKRPKSIRISAYDLKGNPIEREVDGFLARILMHENDHLDGVMFFDRMSEEASRELAEPLAEFETTYRSQQATGSILDDETLVARLAEWTTRYA; this is encoded by the coding sequence ATGACCCTAAGCATTGTCCATTACCCGCATCCAACTCTGCGTTATCGCAGCAAACCGATCCGTCGCGTCGATCAAACGCTGAAAAACATCGCCGACGAGATGCTCGATTTGATGTACGAATTCAATGGCGTAGGATTGGCAGCGAATCAGGTTGATTTGCCGATTCGGCTGTTCGTAGCGAATCCAGCTGGCGTCAAAGGCGAAGGTGAGGAATTGATCGTGGTTAATCCCGAACTACAGTTGCCCAAGGGAAACGAGTCGGATCAAGAAGGGTGCTTAAGTGTCCCTGGACTCTACGGACAAGTAAAAAGGCCGAAATCGATTCGAATCAGTGCCTACGATTTGAAGGGCAATCCGATCGAACGGGAAGTGGATGGCTTTTTGGCTCGGATCCTGATGCACGAGAACGACCATCTCGATGGAGTCATGTTTTTTGACCGCATGAGCGAAGAAGCTAGTCGGGAATTGGCAGAGCCTCTCGCCGAGTTCGAGACGACCTATCGGTCACAACAGGCGACGGGGTCGATCTTGGACGACGAAACGTTGGTTGCCCGGCTAGCAGAATGGACGACCCGATATGCCTGA
- a CDS encoding DUF6384 family protein, giving the protein MSNPSANQQASAPPSPSMPSRRRTRSMSGIELPGENLTIEETLRVLDVARELRSRRETAEEMFRRDDIRTNLRKKLLKATEITGDKVTEAEIDMAISQYLAAVHQYHDPKPGFKNVLAHLWVWRDRVLLAAGALTVVAGGLWYFFA; this is encoded by the coding sequence ATGTCAAATCCGTCCGCAAATCAGCAAGCGTCCGCACCGCCTTCTCCGTCGATGCCATCGCGTCGTCGTACCCGATCGATGTCGGGCATCGAATTGCCTGGTGAGAATCTGACGATCGAGGAGACCTTGCGGGTGCTCGACGTTGCCCGCGAGCTTCGTAGTCGCCGCGAAACGGCGGAAGAGATGTTTCGCCGTGATGACATACGCACAAATTTGCGTAAAAAGTTGTTGAAGGCCACCGAGATTACAGGCGACAAGGTTACGGAGGCCGAAATCGATATGGCCATCAGCCAATATTTGGCGGCTGTCCACCAGTACCACGACCCCAAACCAGGTTTCAAAAATGTGCTTGCTCATCTGTGGGTTTGGCGAGATCGAGTGCTATTGGCGGCAGGTGCTTTGACGGTCGTTGCTGGCGGTTTGTGGTACTTCTTTGCTTAG
- a CDS encoding PEP-CTERM sorting domain-containing protein (PEP-CTERM proteins occur, often in large numbers, in the proteomes of bacteria that also encode an exosortase, a predicted intramembrane cysteine proteinase. The presence of a PEP-CTERM domain at a protein's C-terminus predicts cleavage within the sorting domain, followed by covalent anchoring to some some component of the (usually Gram-negative) cell surface. Many PEP-CTERM proteins exhibit an unusual sequence composition that includes large numbers of potential glycosylation sites. Expression of one such protein has been shown restore the ability of a bacterium to form floc, a type of biofilm.), producing the protein MPTQTMRFLIGLLFVALLNTSSQAAILTTGYFSGTVEKFDEVTGAQTTFATFQPFTDGLSGIAYNPLNNRVYVSASNSGRIYMLNAQTGQDLGTFEVGVNGTSPLGGPAGPGGVAVGPTGNVYVTDLGANQVRVYDSNFTNLSNPGIITIPDPDELNIVTSGVGVDAGGNVYISTLENGIFRYDGVSVNSFNSNTLASAQIAIDASDNVYVGHGLAQASSVLEIDSLGNDSPFLTVAAADIGGAENGLGMSPSGVAIDENGDFIVAVLGNVNPFRDAEEIGGLLRYDSSGNLKDAIATNTAAFSSVTIVPSAVPEPSSFALLLTAVGVTSLFRRRRR; encoded by the coding sequence ATGCCAACGCAAACCATGCGTTTCTTGATAGGATTACTGTTTGTTGCCTTGCTCAATACCAGTAGCCAAGCGGCGATATTGACGACCGGCTATTTCTCAGGGACCGTTGAGAAATTCGACGAAGTTACTGGGGCGCAGACAACGTTTGCAACGTTTCAGCCTTTTACAGATGGATTGTCTGGTATTGCTTACAACCCGCTCAATAATCGAGTTTACGTAAGTGCATCCAACTCAGGACGGATTTATATGCTCAATGCCCAAACTGGCCAGGACTTGGGAACGTTTGAAGTGGGCGTCAACGGAACAAGTCCACTAGGAGGTCCAGCAGGTCCAGGAGGAGTGGCCGTTGGTCCTACAGGAAACGTTTATGTTACCGATCTGGGGGCGAATCAAGTTCGGGTCTACGATTCAAATTTCACGAACCTAAGTAATCCAGGAATTATTACGATCCCTGACCCTGATGAACTCAATATCGTGACTTCGGGGGTTGGTGTTGACGCTGGCGGCAACGTGTATATCTCGACCTTAGAGAATGGTATTTTCAGGTACGATGGTGTCAGTGTAAATTCCTTTAATTCAAATACACTAGCGAGTGCTCAGATAGCTATTGACGCTAGCGATAATGTTTACGTCGGTCACGGACTGGCCCAGGCTAGTAGTGTTTTAGAAATTGATTCACTCGGCAACGATAGCCCTTTCTTAACAGTTGCGGCGGCGGATATCGGAGGCGCGGAGAATGGTCTTGGAATGAGTCCATCGGGTGTTGCGATTGACGAAAATGGCGATTTCATTGTGGCAGTACTTGGTAATGTCAACCCGTTCAGGGATGCTGAGGAAATCGGCGGTCTACTTCGATATGATTCTAGCGGCAACCTAAAAGACGCCATCGCGACCAACACAGCAGCATTTTCAAGTGTCACTATCGTTCCATCGGCAGTCCCCGAACCGAGTTCCTTTGCCTTATTGCTTACCGCCGTAGGCGTAACATCCCTGTTCCGTCGGCGTAGGCGTTAG
- a CDS encoding DUF1559 domain-containing protein: MIVRIKPFTRSSGFTLVELLVVIAIIGVLIALLLPAVQAAREAARRMSCSNNMRQIGIAMHNHHAAYNKLPPGSVAKAYPEVPYTPWTFYRWSSLAMLSPFLENSAAYEILDLSKPLYSVSLGVTPENIEGAKTLVPTFLCPSDQPRRLHPSFGPTNYAVCTGTGIGGGTPIDTDGAFYVNSETQLSDITDGTSNTLALSESLLGEAGNQNQRSETAYRFSFSAPLTDGACRTASTWNYTDPRGFSWANGEYRNALYNHYYTPNSPTADCMGVRIFGSPDIVYTPFGWKTARSHHTGGVNAMRADGSCMFISDQIDVSVWRALSTRRESDSIGDF, translated from the coding sequence ATGATCGTCCGCATCAAACCATTCACTCGATCCTCTGGTTTTACGCTGGTCGAATTATTGGTGGTGATTGCTATTATCGGCGTGTTGATCGCACTTTTGCTGCCAGCGGTCCAAGCGGCTCGCGAAGCGGCTCGCCGCATGTCGTGCTCCAACAACATGCGGCAAATTGGGATTGCAATGCACAATCATCATGCTGCCTACAACAAACTGCCACCCGGTTCCGTGGCGAAAGCCTACCCCGAAGTTCCTTACACCCCTTGGACCTTCTACCGTTGGTCCAGTTTGGCGATGTTGTCGCCGTTTTTGGAAAATAGTGCTGCCTACGAGATTTTGGATCTGAGCAAACCACTCTACAGCGTTTCACTCGGTGTCACTCCTGAAAACATTGAGGGTGCGAAAACACTCGTTCCGACATTCCTTTGTCCGAGCGATCAGCCGAGACGGCTGCACCCCAGTTTCGGGCCAACGAACTACGCAGTGTGTACCGGCACAGGTATCGGTGGTGGAACGCCGATCGACACGGACGGTGCTTTCTACGTGAATTCCGAAACCCAACTAAGCGACATCACCGACGGCACTTCCAATACATTGGCCCTTTCCGAGAGTTTGCTGGGCGAAGCAGGGAATCAAAATCAGCGATCCGAAACCGCTTACCGATTCTCTTTCTCTGCTCCGCTGACCGACGGTGCGTGCCGCACGGCATCCACTTGGAACTACACCGACCCGCGAGGATTTTCGTGGGCCAATGGAGAGTACCGAAACGCTCTTTACAACCATTACTACACGCCCAACTCGCCAACGGCTGATTGCATGGGGGTTAGGATTTTTGGAAGTCCCGACATTGTCTACACGCCGTTTGGTTGGAAAACGGCTCGCAGTCACCACACCGGCGGCGTCAACGCAATGCGAGCCGACGGATCATGCATGTTCATCAGCGACCAGATCGATGTCTCGGTATGGCGAGCATTGTCGACGCGCCGCGAAAGCGACTCGATTGGCGATTTTTAG
- a CDS encoding tRNA dihydrouridine synthase, which translates to MLTSVSLKPLQIGNVSIGFPIVQAALSGYSDLPMRLIARRHGASYTVCEVMLDQFLLALSKRQKTKHFLDIHPDEPPVGGQLMGAEPEQFSAGAMKLVEAGFNIIDVNFGCPVKKVLGRCRGGFHLSQPSVAIEILRRTRDIVPDSIPVTVKMRRGMDDTAESRDAFFEILDGAIDAGVAAATVHGRTVKQRYNGPSRWSFLTDVKNHVGERIKILGSGDLFSAADCLRMIDETGVDGVTVARGAIGNPWIFSQAIALSEGRPLPPPPTLAQQAEVMREHFTLCEQTYSLERAPMLMRKFYIKYSQNHPQHETVRLEFGKLRTRDQFEAVLEKHYSPDGPGCYIPTHYYRAQAE; encoded by the coding sequence ATGCTCACCTCTGTTTCTCTAAAACCTCTGCAAATTGGAAACGTTTCGATTGGGTTTCCCATTGTCCAAGCTGCATTGTCGGGCTACAGCGATTTGCCGATGCGATTGATCGCTCGTCGGCATGGTGCTAGCTACACGGTTTGCGAAGTGATGCTCGATCAATTCTTGCTCGCTCTTAGCAAGCGACAAAAGACGAAGCACTTTTTAGATATCCATCCTGACGAACCGCCCGTCGGCGGGCAATTGATGGGTGCCGAACCGGAGCAGTTTTCTGCGGGCGCGATGAAGTTGGTGGAAGCTGGCTTCAACATTATCGACGTGAATTTTGGTTGCCCGGTCAAGAAAGTACTGGGGCGATGCCGAGGCGGTTTCCATTTGTCACAACCATCAGTCGCGATTGAGATTTTGCGGCGAACACGTGACATCGTCCCGGACTCGATCCCGGTCACGGTGAAGATGCGACGTGGCATGGACGATACAGCGGAATCACGAGACGCTTTTTTCGAGATTCTCGATGGAGCCATTGACGCGGGGGTAGCTGCGGCCACCGTACACGGGCGCACGGTCAAACAACGTTACAACGGCCCAAGTCGGTGGTCTTTTTTGACCGACGTGAAAAATCATGTGGGAGAGCGAATCAAGATTCTGGGCAGTGGCGATTTGTTTTCGGCCGCTGACTGTTTGCGAATGATCGATGAAACGGGGGTCGATGGAGTGACGGTCGCCCGCGGAGCGATTGGGAACCCTTGGATTTTCAGCCAAGCGATCGCATTGTCAGAAGGTCGCCCTCTGCCACCTCCGCCAACATTGGCTCAGCAAGCCGAAGTGATGCGGGAGCATTTCACGCTTTGTGAACAAACCTATTCGCTCGAGCGAGCGCCGATGTTAATGCGTAAGTTTTATATCAAGTATTCGCAAAATCATCCGCAGCACGAAACGGTCCGGCTGGAGTTTGGAAAGCTGAGAACGCGAGACCAATTCGAAGCGGTTCTAGAGAAACACTATTCACCCGATGGCCCCGGTTGCTACATCCCGACTCATTATTACCGAGCCCAGGCGGAATAG